The Planctomycetia bacterium genome contains the following window.
CAGCTTTGATCATCTCGAGGAGGAGAGCCCGGCTGAAAATGCCTGGAGCATGCTCAGCGACGATGAAGCCCGGTCATACCATGGCGAAGACCATGAAAAGGTGCTCCTGCGGGCGCTGCTCGCCCTCGCCAACCTCGTGCAGGACGGCGACGACGCCGAAGCGTACAGCCTGCAGGTGATCGACACGCAGCGGCGGATCGTGGCGGCCGCGGCCCGCCCCGACGGCACGAATCCCAAGGCCGCCTACCAGCAGGTGGCGCTCGCCCCGTACCTCCGCGGCCTGCTGCGCGAGGAGACCCATCGCGACTACGACGACGCCGCCCGAAACTTCCAGCTCGTCGTGGACTGGCAGCCCGAATTCCAGCCGGGACGGAATCACCTCGCCCGGGCGGCCGGGGGCAGTCACTCGCGCCGTGGCCATGGCGTGGTGCACGTCTTCGCGCTGGTCGGTCACGGTCCGTTCAAGACCGAGGTCGAGGAGATGCCGACGAGCACCGCGCTCCTGATCGCCGATCAGATCCTGAGCGCGCAGCTGGGAACGACGCTGCCCCCCACGATCGCACCGATCAAGGTGCCGCGGATCGTTGCGGCGCCGGGCGACGCGGGAAGCGTGCAGGTGGCGGTCGGCGGGCGGGTGGCGGGACAGACGGAAACGATCACCGACATCTCGCAGATGGCACTCCGGCAGCAGGAGGCCGTCTTGCCCTTCATCGTCGCCCGGGCGCTGGCCCGGCGCACCGGCAAGAAGGGGACGATCTACGGCATGAAGCAGGGGCTCGGCATGCGCGGGGGGCTGCCGTCGCTGGCCCTCGACGTGGCGGGCGTCGCCTGGGAGGCGACGGAAAATGCCGACACGCGTTGCTGGACCCTGCTCCCCGACCGGATCCAGGTGCTCCGTCTGGAGATGCCCGTCGGTGCGCACGCGATGCTCGTCCAGCCGCTCGACCGCCACGGCCAGCCGCTGGGGCAAGCCGTGGAGCAGAGCGTGACGGTGGCGGACGGCCGCAACACCTACCTGCTGGTTCGGGCCACCGATGTCGGGCTCGTCGGCCGGCCGCTGACCAACAGCCCGTAGGCGAAGCCGCCGCCCGGAACGGTGCGGGAATGATCGATCGGGCCTGTCCCACGATCTGCCTGTCCCACGATCTGCCTGTCCCACGATCTGCCTGTCCCACGATCTGCCTGTCCCACGACCTGCCTTTCCCACGATCTGCCTGCCACGGCCCGTCAGCCCAGCAGGGCCGGGATGTCGTCGAGGCCGATCGTCTCCACGGCCGGGCCCGCCGGCTCGCGCAGCGTCTGCCGAGTCGGCGTGCGACAGACGACGGCCATGGCCGCCACCGCGTCGGTGCCGATCGCCTGGCGGATCCGCAGCAGGCGGCGGATGTCGGCGGTCGCCGGAAACTCGCTCCACGCGGCATCGAGGAGGACGAGGCCGCGTGGTGTGGGAACGACGAAGTTCGCCTCCTTGGTGCGATCCCGCCAGAAGGCCGGCTCGACGGCGGGCGTTGCCGCCGCCGCGAGCCGGCGGACCTCGCGATGGACGGCGGCCTCCCAGACCGCCGGCGCATGGGGCGAGGCGGCGAGTTCGTTGGCCGTGCGGATGCCGAGCAGGTGGCTGCACAGGCCGGTGTCGAGGAACTGCAGCTTCGGCGCCTTGACCAGTCCCCTGCCCTGCGGCTGTGCTGCCGGCCTGAGCAGGGAGATGATGCCCGCTTCGACGAGCGTGTCGAGCCAGATCGCCGCCGTGGAGCCGGCGATGCCGACCGCGCGGGCGAGCTCCGCCTTGTTGAGGATGCGACCGCTGCGCAGGGCCGCGGCGCGGAGGAACCGCTCGAAGGCGTGGACGCTGTCGACGCGGAGTTGTTCGGGGAGATCGCGCACCAGGTGGTCGGCGACGAGGTCGCGCATGAAGCCGGCGATGTCCGGCTCGGCGTCGGCATGCAGCGCCGGAAACCCGCCGCGCAGGAGCCGCTCGGCCAGGGGCAGATCGGGACGGGCGGCGGACGCCTCGGCATGCGACAGGCCATCGAGCCGGATCAGGGGAGCCCGGCCGGAAAACGCCTCGTCGGCCGCCGCGGCGAGCAGCACGGGCCGGCAGCCGACGAGCACGTAACTGGCCGGCGGCAGCGGCTGCTGGGCAAGCAATCGGCCGAGGTGGTGGATGAGCCGCGGTGCGAGGTGGACGTCGTCGATCACGACCGGCGGAGGGTGGTCGGCGAGGAAGGCTGCGGGGTCGAGGTGGGCTCGGGCGGCGTCACTTGGGAGGGCCAGCGCGACGCGTCGATGGAGAGGATGGAGAGAGGTGGCAAGATGGGTTTTTCCGCAGGCTCGTGGACCGGTGATGGTGAGGCAAGGGTGTTGGGCGCGGTCACGTACTGTTTGATGGGCAACATGACGTTCGATAAAAACGACATTATTCATCGACGTTATCAAATGATTTGTATG
Protein-coding sequences here:
- a CDS encoding hypothetical protein (possible pseudo, frameshifted), which codes for MIDDVHLAPRLIHHLGRLLAQQPLPPASYVLVGCRPVLLAAAADEAFSGRAPLIRLDGLSHAEASAARPDLPLAERLLRGGFPALHADAEPDIAGFMRDLVADHLVRDLPEQLRVDSVHAFERFLRAAALRSGRILNKAELARAVGIAGSTAAIWLDTLVEAGIISLLRPAAQPQGRGLVKAPKLQFLDTGLCSHLLGIRTANELAASPHAPAVWEAAVHREVRRLAAAATPAVEPAFWRDRTKEANFVVPTPRGLVLLDAAWSEFPATADIRRLLRIRQAIGTDAVAAMAVVCRTPTRQTLREPAGPAVETIGLDDIPALLG